Proteins from a genomic interval of Sphingomonas sp. Y38-1Y:
- a CDS encoding DEAD/DEAH box helicase — MTFETLPPLLSEALAARDYHTLTAVQSAVLDQPDQARDLIVSAQTGSGKTVAFGLGIAAQLFEDDALVASATPLALVVAPTRELALQVSRELSWLYEKAGARIATCVGGMDAAKERRALGRGVQIVVGTPGRLRDHLERGALDLSGLRVIVLDEADEMLDMGFREDLEEILDLTPEGRRTLLFSATMPKAIVALARRYQRDAERISTVGEDRGHGDIEYQAVAVSPSDIEHAAINLLRLHEAETAMLFCATRDNVRHLHASLVERGFAAVALSGEHSQNERNAALQALRDGRARVCVATDVAARGIDLPTLSLVVHVELPRDAETLQHRSGRTGRAGRKGTAVLIVPFPRRRRVDMMLRSAKINAEWLGPPTPEDIRAKDRERMLRTLLAPVEADEDDRALAAQLMEQMPAEDIAAALVRSVRAKLPAPEELIDVTTREGAQAHHRPGFDDVAWFRMDIGRRHNADPRWILPLLCRRGRITKNEIGAIRVLPAETWFQVPTAIAAKFASAVARSADPQGDDESGVRIEAADGPPPAGAPRTDRPGPRGRPPYRAKPTGRGPNKPRPKR, encoded by the coding sequence ATGACATTCGAAACGCTCCCCCCGCTTCTGTCCGAAGCGCTCGCCGCTCGCGACTATCATACGCTGACCGCGGTCCAGTCCGCTGTGCTCGATCAGCCGGACCAGGCACGCGACCTGATCGTCTCGGCCCAGACGGGGTCGGGCAAGACCGTCGCCTTCGGCCTCGGGATCGCCGCGCAATTGTTCGAGGACGACGCGCTGGTCGCCAGCGCCACGCCGCTCGCGCTGGTCGTCGCGCCGACGCGCGAACTGGCGCTGCAGGTCAGCCGTGAGCTCAGCTGGCTCTACGAAAAGGCGGGGGCGCGGATCGCCACCTGCGTCGGCGGCATGGACGCGGCCAAGGAGCGACGGGCGCTCGGCCGCGGCGTCCAGATCGTCGTCGGGACGCCCGGCCGCCTGCGCGACCATCTGGAGCGCGGCGCACTCGACCTGTCGGGGCTGCGCGTCATCGTCCTCGACGAGGCGGACGAGATGCTCGACATGGGCTTTCGCGAGGACCTCGAAGAGATTCTTGATCTGACGCCCGAAGGGCGCCGCACGCTCCTGTTTTCCGCGACGATGCCCAAGGCGATTGTCGCGCTGGCGCGCCGCTATCAGCGTGATGCCGAGCGCATCTCTACCGTCGGCGAGGATCGCGGGCATGGCGACATCGAGTATCAGGCGGTCGCCGTCTCGCCCTCCGACATCGAGCATGCCGCGATCAACCTCCTCCGCCTGCACGAGGCGGAGACGGCGATGCTGTTCTGCGCGACGCGCGACAATGTCCGCCACCTCCACGCGAGCCTGGTCGAGCGCGGGTTCGCCGCGGTCGCGCTGTCGGGTGAGCACAGCCAGAACGAGCGCAACGCCGCACTTCAGGCGCTGCGAGACGGGCGCGCGCGCGTCTGCGTCGCGACCGATGTCGCCGCGCGCGGCATCGACCTGCCGACGCTCAGCCTGGTCGTCCATGTCGAGCTGCCGCGCGATGCCGAGACGCTCCAGCACCGGTCGGGCCGCACCGGCCGCGCGGGGCGCAAGGGGACGGCGGTGCTGATCGTCCCGTTCCCGCGCCGTCGCCGCGTCGACATGATGCTGCGCTCGGCTAAGATCAACGCCGAGTGGCTGGGCCCGCCGACGCCGGAGGATATCCGAGCCAAGGATCGTGAGCGGATGCTCCGGACGCTGCTCGCCCCCGTCGAGGCCGATGAGGACGATCGCGCGCTCGCCGCGCAGCTGATGGAACAGATGCCGGCCGAGGACATCGCCGCCGCGCTCGTCCGCAGCGTGCGCGCCAAGCTGCCCGCGCCCGAAGAGCTGATCGACGTGACCACGCGTGAGGGCGCGCAGGCGCATCACCGTCCCGGCTTCGACGACGTCGCCTGGTTCCGGATGGACATCGGCCGCCGTCACAATGCCGATCCGCGCTGGATCCTGCCGCTCCTCTGCCGCCGCGGCCGCATCACCAAGAACGAGATCGGCGCGATCCGCGTGCTGCCCGCCGAAACCTGGTTCCAGGTGCCGACCGCGATCGCCGCGAAGTTCGCGTCGGCGGTCGCGCGCAGTGCCGATCCGCAGGGCGACGACGAGAGCGGCGTGCGCATCGAGGCGGCCGACGGCCCGCCGCCTGCGGGAGCACCGCGCACCGACCGCCCGGGACCGCGCGGCCGTCCGCCCTATCGCGCCAAGCCCACCGGCCGCGGCCCGAACAAGCCCCGCCCCAAAAGGTGA